One genomic region from Sparus aurata chromosome 15, fSpaAur1.1, whole genome shotgun sequence encodes:
- the angpt2a gene encoding angiopoietin-2a isoform X1 yields MKMFNVDLLVLSFWLGLGTVYSAAGKRQYQIQNGPCSYTFLLPEQENCQTQSSNYNYPVQKDGLVDNDDSAQRLEQLEITMENNTQWLLKLESYIQDSMKQDMVQIQQTAVHNHTATMIEIGTNLLSQTAEQTRKLTNVEAQVIHHTTRLERRLLENSLSTNKLEKQLIVQTNEINKLNDKNSFLEKKVGDLEEQRQVELKMIREEKDQLQTLILRQTAIICELEQQLLKVSSNNTLLQHQQQELLETVNNLIHTISSGSVQAGSKTGMMQDTPTTFMDCTAVFKSGNTQNGVYTLTLPNTTVEVKAFCDMETEGGGWTVLQKRFDGHVDFHRTWQEYKKGFGEPSGEFWLGNEFVSRLSSLQSYKLRIELSDWEGNSGFSLYDQFSIESEAQNYRIHLKGYSGTAGKISSIGQPGSDFSTKDADNDKCVCKCSQLTTGGWWFDACGPSNLNGMYYQQGQNSNRFNGIKWYYWKGSGYSLKSTTMMIRPADFSGSL; encoded by the exons ATGAAGATGTTTAATGTGGACTTATTAGTTTTAAGTTTCTGGCTCGGTCTGGGGACAGTGTACAGTGCTGCGGGTAAGAGACAATATCAGATTCAAAATGGGCCGTGTAGCTACACCTTTCTGCTGCCGGAGCAGGAAAACTGCCAAACTCAGAGCAGCAACTACAACTATCCAGTTCAAAAGGATGGACTGGTGGACAACGATGACTCGGCTCAGAGGCTGGAACAACTGGAGATCACCATGGAGAACAACACACAGTGGCTGCTCAAG CTGGAGAGCTACATACAGGACAGCATGAAGCAGGACATGGTCCAGATCCAACAGACCGCTGTACACAACCACACTGCTACGATGATTGAAATAGGAACAAACCTGCTGAGTCAAACTGCAGAGCAAACAAGGAAACTGACCAATGTGGAGGCACAG GTAATTCATCACACAACTCGACTTGAGCGCAGACTTCTTGAAAATTCCCTGTCAACCAACAAGCTGGAAAAACAACTAATCGTCCAAACAAATGAAATCAACAAGCTGAACGACAAAAACAG ctttttggaaaaaaaggtgGGGGATTTGGAAGAACAGAGGCAAGTCGAGCTGAAGATGATTCGAGAGGAAAAGGACCAGCTTCAGACTCTAATACTGAGGCAGACGGCCATCATATGCGAATTGGAGCAGCAGCTGCTTAAAGTCTCCTCTAACAACACTTTGCtccagcatcagcagcaggagcTACTGGAAACTGTCAACAACCTCATTCACACCATCTCTTCCGGCTCGGTTCAAG CAGGGAGCAAAACTGGCATGATGCAGGACACTCCTACAACATTCATGGACTGCACTGCTGTCTTCAAGTCAGGAAACACCCAAAATGGAGTCTACACGCTCACATTACCCAACACTACAGTAGAGGTTAAG gCTTTCTGTGACATGGAAACAGAAGGAGGAGGCTGGACAGTACTACAAAAACGCTTTGATGGCCATGTTGACTTTCACCGTACGTGGCAAGAGTACAAAAAG ggaTTTGGAGAACCTTCAGGGGAATTTTGGCTGGGAAATGAATTTGTCTCCAGACTTTCAAGTCTACAGTCGTACAAGCTACGTATTGAGCTGAGCGACTGGGAAGGAAATTCTGGATTCTCACTATATGACCAATTTTCTATTGAAAGTGAAGCACAAAATTACAG GATACACCTTAAAGGCTACAGTGGAACAGCAGGCAAAATAAGCAGCATTGGGCAGCCAGGAAGTGATTTCAGTACAAAGGATGCAGACAACGACAAATGTGTTTGCAAATGTTCACAACTGACAACAGGGG GTTGGTGGTTTGATGCCTGCGGTCCGTCCAATTTGAATGGGATGTATTACCAACAAGGCCAAAACTCAAATCGCTTCAATGGGATCAAATGGTACTACTGGAAAGGCTCGGGCTACTCACTTAAGTCCACTACAATGATGATCAGACCAGCAGACTTCTCAGGTTCTCTGTGA
- the agpat5 gene encoding 1-acyl-sn-glycerol-3-phosphate acyltransferase epsilon, translating to MLLSLVVHTYSLRYWLPATIMLGTAPAYLLSWGAWRLLSTVLPTRVYHKLDDRLYCIYQSMVLFFFENYTGVEVVIYGDIPKNKENVIYLSNHQCTADWIIADMLAIRQSALGHVRYVLKDGLKWLPLYGWYFSQHGGTYVKRSAKFNEKAMKKKLLTQTQCGAPMYLVIFPEGTRYNPELKNVIADSQAFASKEGLAILRHTLTPRMKASHIALETMRGHLDAVYDITVAYEGTLKTAGQRKPAPSMPEFLCKECPRVHIHFDRVDIKEIPPEPVFFRRWLHERFEIKDRLLTDFYESEDADKICKFPGEGKPSPLNLSKTLPSVVILGGLTLPLLLTENGRKLYVRTWVYGTLLGWLWVNVFP from the exons ATGCTGCTCTCCTTGGTTGTGCACACATATTCGCTGCGGTACTGGTTGCCAGCCACCATCATGCTGGGGACAGCCCCGGCTTATCTGCTGTCATGGGGGGCATGGCGCTTACTTTCTACTGTCCTACCAACGAGAGTGTATCACAAGCTGGACGACCGGTTGTACTGCATCTACCAGAGTAtggtcctcttcttctttgaaAACTACACAGGAGTCGAG GTTGTTATATATGGAGATATACCAAAGAACAAAGAGAATGTGATCTACCTGTCCAATCACCAATGTACAG CTGACTGGATCATCGCCGACATGCTCGCCATCAGGCAGAGTGCTCTTGGTCACGTCAGATACGTCCTTAAAGATGGACTCAAGTGGCTCCCGCTATACGGATGGTATTTCTCTCAG CATGGAGGAACTTACGTGAAGCGAAGTGCGAAGTTCAATGAAAAGGCGATGAAGAAGAAGCTCCTCACTCAAACTCAATGTGGAGCACCG ATGTACCTTGTCATTTTCCCAGAAGGAACTCGGTATAATCCAGAGCTCAAGAATGTTATCGCTGACAGTCAGGCTTTTGCTTCGAAAGAAG GATTGGCTATTCTgaggcacacactcacacccagaATGAAGGCGTCCCACATAGCTCTCGAGACGATGAGGGGCCACCTGGATGCTGTGTATGACATCACCGTGGCCTACGAGGGAACACTGAAAACCGCCGGTCAAAGAAAACCGGCACCATCGATGCCAG aaTTCCTGTGCAAAGAATGTCCCCGCGTCCACATACACTTCGACCGTGTGGACATAAAGGAAATTCCTCCAGAGCCAGTGTTTTTCCGCAGGTGGCTGCACGAGCGCTTCGAAATCAAGGACCG GCTGCTGACGGATTTCTACGAGTCGGAGGATGCAGACAAAATATGCAAGTTCCCAGGGGAAGGCAAGCCGTCTCCTCTGAACCTCTCTAAAACCCTCCCATCAGTGGTTATCTTGGGGGGACTGACACTGCCGTTGCTTCTGACGGAGAACGGCAGGAAACTGTACGTGAGAACCTGGGTGTACGGGACGCTGCTGGGCTGGCTGTGGGTGAATGTTTTTCCTTAA
- the LOC115596411 gene encoding glutathione S-transferase A4-like has protein sequence MAGKVVLHYVNGRGRMESIRWLLTVAEVDFDEVHLTTRDQYKKLLSDGHLMFQQIPLVEIDGMKLIQTKAILNYIAEKYNLHGKDLKDRVMINMYSEGLMDLMEMIMLLPFTKDPKPKLDNIQAKATERYLPVFEKVLSGQIYLVGGKLSVADVLLLECTLMLEEIFVGILGGFPNVKAFQGRMTMIPAIDSFLKPGSKRKPKPDDQYVKSVMEVFDLKSLPF, from the exons ATGGCTGGAAAAGTTGTGCTGCACTACGTAAATGGGAGAGGGAGAATGGAGTCAATCCGCTGGCTTTTAACAGTTGCAGAAGTGGAT TTTGACGAGGTGCATCTGACAACTCGTGACCAGTATAAAAAACTCCTCAGTG atggACATCTCATGTTTCAGCAGATTCCCTTGGTGGAGATTGATGGCATGAAGCTTATTCAGACAAAAGCCATCCTGAACTACATCGCTGAGAAGTACAATCTTCATGGAAAAGATCTCAAAGACCGTGTTAT GATCAACATGTACTCAGAGGGACTGATGGATCTCATGGAGATGATCATGCTGTTGCCATTCACTAAAGATCCAAAACCAAAACTGGACAACATTCAAGCTAAAGCAACTGAGCGCTACCTTCCAGTGTTCGAAAAG GTGCTGTCCGGGCAGATCTACCTGGTGGGAGGTAAACTCAGCGTTGCAGACGTGCTGCTGCTTGAATGCACCCTGATGTTGGAGGAGATATTTGTTGGAATCCTCGGCGGGTTTCCCAACGTTAAG GCTTTTCAGGGCAGGATGACCATGATTCCCGCCATCGACAGCTTCCTGAAGCCAGGCAGCAAGAGGAAGCCGAAGCCAGATGATCAGTACGTGAAGAGCGTCATGGAGGTGTTTGACTTAAAATCCCTCCCTTTTTAA
- the angpt2a gene encoding angiopoietin-2a isoform X2 — protein MKMFNVDLLVLSFWLGLGTVYSAAGKRQYQIQNGPCSYTFLLPEQENCQTQSSNYNYPVQKDGLVDNDDSAQRLEQLEITMENNTQWLLKLESYIQDSMKQDMVQIQQTAVHNHTATMIEIGTNLLSQTAEQTRKLTNVEAQVIHHTTRLERRLLENSLSTNKLEKQLIVQTNEINKLNDKNSFLEKKVGDLEEQRQVELKMIREEKDQLQTLILRQTAIICELEQQLLKVSSNNTLLQHQQQELLETVNNLIHTISSGSVQGSKTGMMQDTPTTFMDCTAVFKSGNTQNGVYTLTLPNTTVEVKAFCDMETEGGGWTVLQKRFDGHVDFHRTWQEYKKGFGEPSGEFWLGNEFVSRLSSLQSYKLRIELSDWEGNSGFSLYDQFSIESEAQNYRIHLKGYSGTAGKISSIGQPGSDFSTKDADNDKCVCKCSQLTTGGWWFDACGPSNLNGMYYQQGQNSNRFNGIKWYYWKGSGYSLKSTTMMIRPADFSGSL, from the exons ATGAAGATGTTTAATGTGGACTTATTAGTTTTAAGTTTCTGGCTCGGTCTGGGGACAGTGTACAGTGCTGCGGGTAAGAGACAATATCAGATTCAAAATGGGCCGTGTAGCTACACCTTTCTGCTGCCGGAGCAGGAAAACTGCCAAACTCAGAGCAGCAACTACAACTATCCAGTTCAAAAGGATGGACTGGTGGACAACGATGACTCGGCTCAGAGGCTGGAACAACTGGAGATCACCATGGAGAACAACACACAGTGGCTGCTCAAG CTGGAGAGCTACATACAGGACAGCATGAAGCAGGACATGGTCCAGATCCAACAGACCGCTGTACACAACCACACTGCTACGATGATTGAAATAGGAACAAACCTGCTGAGTCAAACTGCAGAGCAAACAAGGAAACTGACCAATGTGGAGGCACAG GTAATTCATCACACAACTCGACTTGAGCGCAGACTTCTTGAAAATTCCCTGTCAACCAACAAGCTGGAAAAACAACTAATCGTCCAAACAAATGAAATCAACAAGCTGAACGACAAAAACAG ctttttggaaaaaaaggtgGGGGATTTGGAAGAACAGAGGCAAGTCGAGCTGAAGATGATTCGAGAGGAAAAGGACCAGCTTCAGACTCTAATACTGAGGCAGACGGCCATCATATGCGAATTGGAGCAGCAGCTGCTTAAAGTCTCCTCTAACAACACTTTGCtccagcatcagcagcaggagcTACTGGAAACTGTCAACAACCTCATTCACACCATCTCTTCCGGCTCGGTTCAAG GGAGCAAAACTGGCATGATGCAGGACACTCCTACAACATTCATGGACTGCACTGCTGTCTTCAAGTCAGGAAACACCCAAAATGGAGTCTACACGCTCACATTACCCAACACTACAGTAGAGGTTAAG gCTTTCTGTGACATGGAAACAGAAGGAGGAGGCTGGACAGTACTACAAAAACGCTTTGATGGCCATGTTGACTTTCACCGTACGTGGCAAGAGTACAAAAAG ggaTTTGGAGAACCTTCAGGGGAATTTTGGCTGGGAAATGAATTTGTCTCCAGACTTTCAAGTCTACAGTCGTACAAGCTACGTATTGAGCTGAGCGACTGGGAAGGAAATTCTGGATTCTCACTATATGACCAATTTTCTATTGAAAGTGAAGCACAAAATTACAG GATACACCTTAAAGGCTACAGTGGAACAGCAGGCAAAATAAGCAGCATTGGGCAGCCAGGAAGTGATTTCAGTACAAAGGATGCAGACAACGACAAATGTGTTTGCAAATGTTCACAACTGACAACAGGGG GTTGGTGGTTTGATGCCTGCGGTCCGTCCAATTTGAATGGGATGTATTACCAACAAGGCCAAAACTCAAATCGCTTCAATGGGATCAAATGGTACTACTGGAAAGGCTCGGGCTACTCACTTAAGTCCACTACAATGATGATCAGACCAGCAGACTTCTCAGGTTCTCTGTGA
- the tmem14a gene encoding transmembrane protein 14A translates to MAVDWIGFGYAAAIALGGFMGYKRKGSVMSLMAGLVFGGLSAYGAYNISNDSKDIKISLMAAGLLSLVMGMRYKKSGKLMPAGLMSGLSLLMVFRLLLLVMV, encoded by the exons ATGGCCGTGGACTGGATTGGATTCGGCTATGCTGCAGCCATCGCCCTTGGAGGATTTATGGGATACAAGAGAAAAG GAAGTGTGATGTCCCTGATGGCTGGTTTGGTTTTTGGCGGGTTATCGGCTTATGGGGCATACAACATCTCCAATGACTCAAAGGACATCAAGATCTCATTGA TGGCCGCGGGACTCCTTTCACTTGTAATGGGAATGAGATACAAAAAGTCTGGGAAATTAATGCCTGCTGGCCTGATGTCAGGGCTAAG TTTGTTGATGGTGTttcggctgctgctgctcgtcaTGGTGTGA